One window of Scylla paramamosain isolate STU-SP2022 chromosome 47, ASM3559412v1, whole genome shotgun sequence genomic DNA carries:
- the LOC135094928 gene encoding uncharacterized protein LOC135094928 encodes MHLSQDLSYLLLINKHFTASTTPCQHFTTSTTPCQHFTTSTTLSTLHHLHHTVNTSPPPPHCQHFTSITLSTLHHLHHTVNTPPPPPHCQHFTISTTLSTLHHLHHTVNTSPPPPHCQHFTSTTLSTLHLHHTVNTPPPPPHSVLI; translated from the coding sequence GACCTGTCATATCTTCTCTTAATTAACAAACACTTCACTGCCTCCACCACACCCTGTCAACActtcactacctccaccacacccTGTCAACActtcactacctccaccacactGTCAAcacttcaccacctccaccacactgtcaacacttcaccacctccaccacactgTCAACACTTCACCTCCATCACACTGTCAAcacttcaccacctccaccacactgtcaacactccaccacctccaccacactgTCAACActtcaccatctccaccacacTGTCAAcacttcaccacctccaccacactgtcaacacttcaccacctccaccacactgTCAACACTTCACCTCTACCACACTGTCAacacttcacctccaccacactgtcaacactccaccacctccaccacactctGTCTTGATCTAA